Proteins encoded within one genomic window of Candidatus Dependentiae bacterium:
- a CDS encoding AbrB/MazE/SpoVT family DNA-binding domain-containing protein: protein MNKKLTKLGNSFALIIDKPILKLLNITAGTTLKIGTDGKKIIIEPVIESKKISKDKKLQKLYEELVQEYGPALEKLAK, encoded by the coding sequence ATGAATAAAAAACTGACTAAGCTTGGTAATAGTTTTGCTCTTATAATTGATAAGCCTATTCTAAAATTACTTAATATTACTGCAGGGACAACGCTAAAAATAGGAACTGATGGAAAGAAAATCATTATTGAGCCAGTAATTGAATCTAAAAAAATCAGTAAAGATAAGAAGTTGCAAAAGCTTTATGAAGAACTTGTACAAGAGTATGGGCCAGCCTTAGAAAAATTAGCAAAGTAA
- a CDS encoding nucleoside deaminase has translation MSNHKQFMQRAIDLAYENVIQNNSGPFGAIIVKNNEIIAEGVNLVTVTNDPTAHAEIVAIRNACKKLNSFQLIDCVMYSSCEPCPMCLGAIFWARPQKVYFAATAQDAAKINFDDAFIYEQLNRKHEERAIPFIKLDVQEHLKPFNAWQEFENKIVY, from the coding sequence ATGAGTAATCATAAGCAATTTATGCAACGTGCAATAGATTTAGCATATGAAAATGTTATACAAAACAATAGCGGACCGTTTGGTGCAATCATTGTTAAAAATAATGAAATTATTGCAGAGGGCGTTAATCTTGTAACTGTAACTAATGATCCAACTGCACATGCTGAAATAGTCGCAATACGTAATGCATGTAAGAAATTAAACAGTTTTCAGTTAATTGATTGTGTTATGTATAGCTCATGCGAACCTTGTCCAATGTGTTTGGGTGCTATATTCTGGGCAAGGCCTCAAAAAGTCTATTTTGCAGCAACAGCACAAGATGCTGCAAAAATTAATTTTGATGATGCGTTTATATATGAACAATTAAACAGAAAGCATGAAGAACGTGCTATTCCGTTTATCAAACTTGATGTACAAGAACATTTAAAGCCATTTAATGCATGGCAGGAATTTGAAAATAAAATAGTATATTAA
- a CDS encoding HAD-IA family hydrolase, with amino-acid sequence MCKKIILLAFLLFQLTIFPATIIFDLNGVLVYQNKLKVCLNAGLYTLARYVLTHGPFIKNLFTTTLNAVPYDTNVIEAPEDQDGNALPPIMIGWLKGEIDGNQLVDHVEQFLASTPECCKTSSKKRFISSLARAVFAPKSFAQATCFYKDAITLVKSCKAAGHKVYILSNWDKASFEYIQQWYPEFCELFDGIEISGNIDMIKPQKEIYEYIINKYNLDPTKTAFIDDQRVNIRTAKDCHLFGIQCTQKKSFISSSPDTQKIRNKINAWLASINEIYIN; translated from the coding sequence ATGTGTAAAAAAATAATCCTATTAGCATTTCTGTTATTTCAATTAACTATTTTTCCCGCCACCATCATATTCGATTTAAATGGTGTATTGGTCTATCAAAATAAATTAAAGGTCTGCCTGAATGCCGGACTTTATACTCTGGCTCGCTATGTGCTCACTCATGGTCCATTCATTAAGAACCTATTTACCACTACCCTAAATGCCGTTCCTTACGATACAAATGTGATAGAAGCGCCTGAAGATCAGGATGGCAATGCATTACCCCCTATCATGATTGGATGGTTAAAAGGTGAAATCGATGGCAATCAATTAGTTGATCACGTTGAACAATTTTTAGCATCTACTCCTGAATGTTGCAAGACTTCATCAAAAAAACGGTTTATCAGCTCTCTTGCCCGTGCTGTTTTTGCACCGAAATCTTTTGCACAAGCAACCTGTTTTTATAAAGACGCAATTACATTGGTTAAAAGCTGCAAAGCGGCCGGTCACAAAGTGTATATTTTATCAAACTGGGATAAAGCTTCATTTGAATATATTCAACAATGGTACCCGGAATTTTGTGAGCTTTTTGATGGTATAGAAATCTCAGGAAACATCGACATGATCAAACCACAAAAAGAAATTTATGAATACATTATTAATAAATATAATTTAGATCCAACCAAAACAGCATTTATTGATGATCAACGCGTAAACATTCGTACCGCAAAAGACTGTCATCTGTTTGGCATACAATGCACACAAAAAAAATCTTTCATCTCATCATCTCCTGATACACAAAAGATACGCAATAAGATTAATGCATGGTTAGCTAGCATTAATGAAATCTACATCAATTAA
- a CDS encoding TVP38/TMEM64 family protein, with amino-acid sequence MKLFRKKRYAYVFATLVLCIFLILKFDVHFFSLMLLKKHAFDLQLYTQQKYWTVLFCYMLLFIGTTACFIPVTILMTILGGFLFGGIYGAIYATLAGTIGGSLVFLIVRHLLRDWVYEHYAKQFERFSKAFQKHGARYLLSLQISPITPTFFINLFMGLTNISLWTYMWTAFVGMLPGAFIYALAGQKIQGITQLDDVMPPIVFVLLFILSILVMVPMVIRKLISSES; translated from the coding sequence ATGAAACTATTTAGAAAAAAACGTTATGCATATGTATTTGCTACATTGGTTTTGTGTATATTTTTGATCTTAAAATTTGATGTGCATTTTTTTTCATTAATGCTCTTAAAGAAGCATGCATTTGATTTGCAATTGTATACTCAGCAAAAATATTGGACCGTGTTATTTTGTTATATGCTGCTGTTTATTGGTACAACAGCATGTTTTATTCCCGTAACTATTTTGATGACTATTTTAGGTGGTTTTCTATTCGGAGGCATATATGGTGCAATCTATGCTACTTTGGCCGGTACTATTGGCGGCTCTTTAGTCTTTTTAATAGTACGTCATCTATTGCGTGATTGGGTGTATGAACATTATGCAAAACAGTTTGAACGTTTTAGTAAAGCGTTCCAAAAACATGGAGCACGCTATTTGCTTAGTTTGCAAATTTCTCCCATAACGCCCACTTTTTTTATTAATCTCTTTATGGGGTTAACCAATATCTCATTATGGACCTATATGTGGACAGCATTTGTAGGAATGTTGCCGGGTGCATTTATTTATGCATTAGCCGGACAAAAGATACAGGGAATTACACAACTTGATGATGTTATGCCGCCTATAGTTTTTGTCCTGTTGTTTATATTATCAATTTTGGTTATGGTACCAATGGTTATAAGAAAATTGATATCTAGTGAATCATGA
- the dnaJ gene encoding molecular chaperone DnaJ, whose protein sequence is MSKNYYEVLGVSKNATAEEIKKAYRKLAMKHHPDRNPDNKEAEEKFKEAASAYEILSDEKKRRQYDQFGHNQYQQMGGMGGHPGGMNTDDIFESFGDIFGDLFGGRQSTRKKSGPEPMRGHDLAKEINITLKEAYLGTKKELSYTRLIACKTCNGSGAKKGSKPSACAKCQGAGQVQFRQGFFMYSQACGNCSGQGFIISSPCDSCNGKSRIQEYTKFTVNIPAGIYDGAELRITGKGDAGVYGGSSGDLFLKIHVMPDKKFRRVGDDLQCLIMLTYPQLALGAQIEVENIDNTKINIKIPKGCPVGERIITPGKGFATMRGSVRGNLVVVTQCHIPKKLPAEAKKLLTQYSDIIGTDPNDNEGTIASFFKKFLG, encoded by the coding sequence ATGAGTAAAAATTACTATGAGGTGCTGGGTGTTTCTAAAAACGCTACAGCCGAAGAAATCAAAAAAGCATACCGTAAATTAGCTATGAAACACCATCCGGACCGCAATCCGGATAACAAAGAAGCTGAAGAAAAGTTCAAAGAAGCTGCTTCAGCTTATGAAATATTGTCTGATGAGAAAAAACGTCGTCAATATGATCAATTCGGTCACAATCAATATCAACAAATGGGTGGTATGGGTGGACATCCCGGTGGCATGAATACCGATGACATTTTTGAATCATTTGGTGACATCTTTGGTGATCTTTTCGGTGGACGTCAAAGCACACGCAAGAAATCCGGCCCTGAACCTATGCGTGGCCACGATTTAGCGAAAGAGATTAACATCACCTTAAAAGAAGCTTATTTAGGCACAAAAAAAGAACTATCTTACACTCGCCTTATTGCATGTAAAACATGTAATGGCTCAGGTGCAAAAAAAGGCAGTAAACCTTCAGCTTGTGCAAAATGCCAAGGCGCCGGACAAGTACAGTTCAGACAAGGTTTTTTCATGTATTCACAAGCATGTGGAAACTGTTCAGGACAAGGTTTCATTATTTCATCTCCATGTGATTCATGCAACGGCAAATCTCGCATACAAGAATATACCAAATTTACCGTGAATATTCCTGCCGGTATTTATGATGGTGCTGAATTGCGCATTACAGGCAAAGGTGACGCCGGCGTTTATGGTGGTTCTTCCGGTGATCTGTTTTTAAAAATTCATGTCATGCCTGATAAAAAATTCAGACGCGTTGGTGATGATCTGCAATGTTTAATTATGCTCACTTACCCACAATTGGCTTTAGGTGCACAAATTGAAGTTGAAAATATCGATAACACAAAAATAAATATTAAAATACCAAAAGGCTGCCCTGTTGGCGAACGCATTATAACACCAGGAAAAGGTTTTGCAACCATGCGTGGCAGTGTTCGTGGTAATTTGGTAGTAGTTACACAATGTCACATTCCAAAAAAATTACCTGCTGAAGCCAAGAAACTACTCACTCAATATTCTGACATTATCGGTACCGATCCAAACGATAACGAAGGAACTATTGCAAGTTTTTTCAAAAAGTTTTTGGGTTAA
- a CDS encoding type II toxin-antitoxin system death-on-curing family toxin translates to MHCIIFLTIQEVLAIHDDQILRFGGLKGIRSQALLESTLSQPQVFFDNVYLHKDLYEMAACYLFGIIKNHPFLDGNKRTGIICAILFLRYNRVKIQPSQEDFYKLAFEVASSKKNKDEIVQELKKHVDFDA, encoded by the coding sequence ATGCACTGTATTATTTTTTTAACAATTCAAGAGGTTCTTGCTATTCATGACGATCAAATCTTAAGGTTTGGGGGATTGAAGGGGATAAGATCACAAGCATTATTGGAGTCAACTTTATCTCAGCCTCAGGTTTTTTTTGATAATGTTTATCTACACAAAGACTTATATGAAATGGCAGCTTGTTATCTTTTTGGGATTATTAAAAATCATCCTTTTTTAGATGGCAATAAACGTACCGGTATTATCTGTGCCATATTATTTTTGAGATATAATCGTGTTAAGATTCAACCTAGTCAGGAAGATTTTTATAAACTTGCTTTTGAGGTTGCATCGTCAAAAAAAAATAAAGATGAGATTGTACAAGAACTGAAAAAACATGTTGATTTTGATGCTTAG
- a CDS encoding iron-sulfur cluster assembly scaffold protein has protein sequence MYQEELMDHYQHPRHRGILTGADFDSGQYNPSCGDAVTMQGKITNDVITHIAFEGKGCVISQATASMLAEYALGKPIDELSQFSVDDMLQLIKIPLGPTRLKCALLSLHALKEGIKQFQQKGL, from the coding sequence ATGTATCAAGAAGAATTAATGGATCATTATCAACATCCGCGTCATCGAGGCATTTTAACCGGTGCAGATTTTGATAGTGGTCAGTATAACCCCTCATGTGGTGATGCGGTAACTATGCAAGGTAAAATTACCAATGATGTGATTACTCATATTGCATTTGAAGGTAAAGGTTGTGTTATTAGTCAAGCAACTGCCTCTATGCTTGCAGAATATGCTTTGGGAAAACCGATAGATGAATTGTCACAATTTTCAGTTGACGATATGTTGCAATTGATTAAAATTCCTTTGGGCCCTACGCGATTAAAATGTGCACTTCTTTCATTGCATGCGTTAAAAGAAGGTATAAAACAGTTTCAGCAAAAAGGTTTATGA
- a CDS encoding tetratricopeptide repeat protein, with amino-acid sequence MLLIFFYIFLFFAPNIIIAGNTEKFPSYAAVTSGKQKAPKNGFSNTKIAQQQVESTHLNNQDPYIAILLQLEKGHNAIQALPTTNSKKDKKTIKKTLNSLQSLAEMNEAPPIWGWHPAWTSQAEAWKFIGKLEEINGNNKSAIQSNLNALFVAHNNTLHTPDDGHDHYPVDDEVVTSLTRLMNTEDNLKYIPDLLQQAGLETEIEQQQYLIPLYKYADQIGSKDGTYLLAKHKQKCGTVKNLKKAEQLFSGLVQTKNKNAFIDLLVTQHALVSKLQELDKQSEAEQKQNTFFKTAEQNIKTRQQFEMVIAEFEQTGNQQAIYELAEHMFKKTDTKRKDNFRFKAAFEAAKREPNRTKSDIYLSLAVHHIAEAQTYAFELHKKTQDPQRSMSLLKMAADSGHPEASYLYGCSLKEKYVNSKVKDRNLIVQAQKYLKHAAEHKNADLETKLEYATTAHNHEDAIKRLRALGKEPRAYFHLGETYKQYAKHPTTKPRMQKRYQQHALEYYKKASDAGCFESTIRLASLHTEMAIVQKNNKEKEKHLTEAKDLIEKTLRSDITQRQRSNILCSRGNMYLYQDNIHDAITSLLKAYKTDQSNYAACETLYLVIDKLKERKSYELMIYTCEKILETNNQSHQAHLALGVAYLSKKNPQKAIEHFDQSEKLGSHQAAYNLGLLFARDKTVEKDLDKAIKHLQRTLEISPNFEKALNLLGNIHQERNERKTARSYFMRSAMQGSGEGNFAMGQCYQKGLGGALNLTRALEYYTTAHDNFALNKRKIDQEIARINMKLCFYLNANHLSRYSSTEIPKQFKKIEEELFGMLPKASPELHNEIHLALAIQNGFMASYVQDKNKAKEHRNKAFTTLKKVLVATNGDRKKINLDSVRALYHLSNILIKPIMNCSNNSLTTEQKDDLKQAKNSLEKITDLKVIPSHFKDEGILDLALNDLATVYKRFFNDDKKSVETLEKGAERGGTICCISLAQQYENKDLQKTKKLLEEAVSYGGLGSDDAYKHLIVIKSYLREKIEVPVEEMFLKDYSKKTLPIIQAKTKRFEQSEGWNNLTSEQRNQLTRLTFGERRSIFASLDLSIE; translated from the coding sequence ATGTTATTAATATTTTTTTATATATTTTTATTTTTTGCACCAAATATTATCATTGCTGGTAACACAGAAAAATTCCCCTCTTATGCTGCTGTAACTTCCGGCAAGCAAAAGGCTCCAAAAAACGGTTTTTCTAACACTAAAATTGCACAGCAACAAGTAGAATCGACTCACTTAAACAATCAAGATCCTTATATAGCGATTTTACTACAACTTGAAAAAGGTCATAACGCAATTCAAGCATTGCCTACTACAAACTCCAAAAAAGATAAAAAAACTATAAAAAAAACTTTAAACTCTTTACAATCTTTGGCTGAAATGAATGAAGCACCTCCGATTTGGGGTTGGCATCCGGCATGGACAAGTCAAGCAGAAGCATGGAAGTTCATTGGAAAATTAGAAGAAATAAATGGAAACAATAAATCTGCAATACAAAGCAACCTTAATGCATTATTTGTAGCTCATAATAATACGCTTCATACACCTGATGATGGACATGACCATTATCCTGTTGATGACGAAGTTGTAACATCTCTAACACGTCTGATGAACACAGAAGATAATCTAAAATACATACCTGATCTTTTACAACAGGCCGGTCTTGAAACAGAGATAGAACAACAGCAATATTTGATTCCACTATATAAGTACGCAGATCAAATAGGCAGCAAAGATGGCACTTATTTGCTTGCAAAACATAAACAGAAATGTGGCACAGTAAAAAATTTAAAAAAAGCGGAGCAGTTATTTTCAGGCCTTGTGCAAACAAAAAATAAAAATGCTTTTATTGACCTTCTTGTAACTCAGCATGCATTAGTATCAAAGTTACAAGAATTAGATAAACAATCTGAAGCCGAACAAAAACAAAATACTTTTTTTAAAACAGCTGAACAAAACATCAAAACGCGCCAACAATTTGAAATGGTAATAGCTGAATTTGAACAAACAGGTAATCAACAGGCAATTTATGAACTTGCAGAACATATGTTCAAAAAAACAGATACAAAAAGAAAAGATAATTTTAGATTTAAAGCCGCATTTGAAGCTGCAAAACGAGAACCAAACAGAACCAAATCTGATATATACTTGAGTCTTGCGGTGCATCATATTGCCGAAGCGCAAACATATGCATTTGAATTACACAAAAAAACTCAAGACCCTCAGCGCTCAATGTCACTACTCAAAATGGCAGCCGATTCGGGACACCCAGAAGCATCATATCTCTATGGATGCTCATTAAAGGAAAAATATGTAAACTCAAAGGTAAAAGATCGAAATTTAATTGTACAAGCACAAAAATATTTAAAACATGCTGCAGAGCACAAAAATGCCGATCTTGAAACAAAACTGGAATATGCAACTACAGCGCACAATCATGAAGATGCTATCAAACGATTAAGAGCATTAGGAAAGGAGCCTCGAGCGTATTTTCACCTTGGCGAAACCTATAAACAATACGCAAAACATCCTACAACAAAACCTCGTATGCAAAAACGGTATCAACAACATGCCTTAGAGTACTATAAAAAGGCTTCTGATGCAGGATGTTTCGAATCCACAATTAGATTAGCTTCATTACATACTGAAATGGCAATCGTCCAAAAAAATAACAAAGAAAAAGAAAAACATTTAACTGAAGCTAAAGACTTAATCGAAAAAACTTTACGTAGCGACATTACACAGCGCCAACGAAGTAATATCCTATGTAGCCGTGGCAACATGTATTTATATCAAGACAATATACACGATGCTATCACATCATTGCTTAAAGCATATAAAACGGATCAATCTAATTATGCGGCTTGCGAAACTTTATATCTGGTTATAGATAAATTAAAAGAGCGTAAAAGCTATGAACTTATGATTTATACCTGTGAAAAAATACTTGAAACCAATAATCAATCTCACCAAGCTCATTTGGCATTAGGTGTTGCATATTTAAGTAAAAAAAATCCACAAAAAGCAATAGAACATTTTGATCAATCAGAGAAACTCGGATCTCATCAAGCAGCCTATAATTTAGGCCTTCTATTTGCTCGCGATAAAACGGTCGAAAAAGATCTTGATAAAGCCATTAAGCATCTGCAAAGAACTCTCGAAATCAGTCCAAATTTTGAAAAAGCGCTTAATCTTCTTGGCAATATTCATCAAGAACGCAATGAAAGAAAAACAGCTCGTTCTTATTTTATGCGCAGCGCTATGCAAGGTTCAGGTGAGGGCAATTTTGCAATGGGACAATGTTACCAAAAGGGACTAGGAGGAGCATTAAATTTAACACGAGCACTCGAGTATTACACAACTGCACATGATAATTTTGCTTTGAATAAAAGAAAAATTGATCAAGAAATAGCTCGCATAAATATGAAGTTATGTTTTTATCTAAATGCAAATCATTTAAGCAGATACTCATCAACTGAAATTCCCAAACAATTTAAAAAAATAGAAGAAGAATTATTTGGCATGCTCCCCAAAGCATCTCCTGAACTGCATAACGAGATACATCTTGCACTCGCCATACAAAATGGATTTATGGCATCATATGTTCAAGATAAAAATAAAGCGAAAGAACACAGAAACAAAGCTTTTACTACATTGAAAAAAGTCCTCGTTGCAACAAACGGTGATCGAAAAAAAATAAATTTAGATAGCGTTAGAGCTCTTTATCACCTGTCTAATATCCTCATCAAACCAATAATGAATTGTTCTAATAACTCATTAACTACAGAACAAAAAGATGATTTGAAACAGGCTAAAAATTCTTTGGAAAAAATCACAGATCTCAAGGTCATACCTTCACATTTTAAAGACGAAGGCATTTTAGATTTAGCTCTGAATGATTTAGCAACAGTCTATAAGCGCTTTTTCAATGATGATAAAAAAAGCGTAGAAACTCTAGAGAAAGGAGCCGAACGAGGTGGCACAATTTGCTGCATTAGCTTAGCACAACAATATGAAAACAAAGATTTACAAAAAACAAAAAAATTACTTGAAGAAGCTGTTTCTTATGGTGGACTTGGTTCAGATGATGCCTATAAACATTTAATTGTTATTAAGTCTTATTTAAGAGAAAAAATTGAAGTACCGGTAGAAGAAATGTTTTTAAAAGATTATTCCAAAAAAACTTTACCGATAATTCAAGCAAAGACGAAACGCTTTGAACAAAGTGAAGGTTGGAATAATTTAACGTCAGAACAACGCAATCAATTAACCCGATTAACCTTTGGAGAGCGCAGGTCAATTTTTGCTTCTTTAGATTTAAGTATTGAATAA
- a CDS encoding DNA double-strand break repair nuclease NurA — translation MLHYAKVMQALTDIKGELFTDISKEISIARASWQRIANDPEFQKKAHAISSPWVVPSWTDAIDKTFDVAPLHEPYQVVSVDGSQIYPDRHQGTSCYLINVGTIVISYGMQHQPFVYNSIPYVYAGRNENEADDNLMDVVNARRQELELQYGLDICQPLFNHEVPQTFLFDGSLIFWHLASKSPNLKDHYIARYLGLMHQLYAARILHGGYISLSKGKDLVNLIRMELCNFLVKGCTEHKVMDHISDSTIAGFFLKVGQRSIVFKSHSPICDEYPEHLMPYFFYLHVGDEIARIEVPAWIAQDEENVNAVARIMYDQAQKGNGYPVALAEAHEQAVVKGPDREFFYQMVNKLAIDFKKRMFISQKSSKKRVMGI, via the coding sequence ATGCTTCATTATGCAAAAGTTATGCAAGCTTTGACTGACATTAAAGGTGAACTGTTTACTGATATTTCAAAAGAGATTTCTATTGCACGTGCATCATGGCAGCGTATTGCCAATGATCCTGAATTTCAAAAAAAAGCACATGCAATAAGTTCACCATGGGTGGTGCCATCATGGACTGATGCTATTGACAAAACATTTGATGTTGCACCATTGCATGAACCGTATCAAGTGGTATCGGTTGATGGTTCACAAATTTATCCCGATCGACATCAAGGCACCAGTTGCTATTTAATTAATGTTGGTACGATTGTTATTTCGTATGGCATGCAGCACCAGCCATTTGTGTATAACTCAATTCCATATGTGTATGCTGGCAGGAATGAAAATGAAGCTGATGATAACTTGATGGATGTAGTTAATGCGCGTCGGCAAGAGTTAGAATTGCAATATGGCCTTGATATTTGTCAACCACTGTTTAATCATGAAGTTCCGCAGACATTTTTATTTGATGGTTCGCTTATTTTTTGGCATTTAGCATCAAAGTCACCGAATTTAAAAGATCATTATATAGCACGCTATTTAGGGTTGATGCATCAACTTTATGCAGCACGGATTTTGCACGGTGGGTATATCAGTTTGTCCAAAGGTAAAGATTTGGTAAATTTGATTCGTATGGAATTGTGTAATTTTTTGGTAAAAGGATGTACAGAACATAAAGTTATGGATCATATTTCTGATAGTACGATTGCAGGGTTTTTTCTCAAAGTTGGGCAACGTAGTATTGTATTCAAAAGTCATTCTCCAATTTGTGATGAATATCCGGAACATCTTATGCCCTATTTTTTTTACTTGCATGTTGGTGATGAAATTGCCAGAATCGAAGTGCCTGCTTGGATTGCACAAGATGAAGAAAATGTTAATGCCGTTGCGCGTATTATGTATGATCAGGCGCAAAAGGGTAATGGTTATCCGGTGGCATTAGCAGAAGCGCATGAGCAAGCGGTGGTCAAAGGGCCGGATCGTGAGTTTTTCTATCAAATGGTGAATAAGTTAGCTATTGATTTTAAAAAGAGAATGTTTATTTCACAAAAAAGTTCAAAAAAACGAGTTATGGGAATTTAA